A DNA window from Coffea arabica cultivar ET-39 chromosome 6c, Coffea Arabica ET-39 HiFi, whole genome shotgun sequence contains the following coding sequences:
- the LOC113691495 gene encoding glycylpeptide N-tetradecanoyltransferase 1, with the protein MADKDSASGANNENPDRNSDENPVSSYKASLENLVQRFQNSNPFDQKHKFWETQPVGQFKDVGNSSLPEGPIELPTPSSEVKQEPYNLPNSYEWSTCDMGSDEVCNEVYVLLTNNYVEDDDNMFRFNYSKEFLRWALRSPGYYSSWHVGVRVKASKKLVAFISGIPVNMRVRDQVVKMAEVNFLCVHKKLRSKRLAPVMIKEVTRRIHLENVWQAAYTAGVLLPTPLTTSQYWHRTLNPKKLIDVGFSRLGERMTMSRAIKLYKLPTSTSTPGLRKMELRDVPSVTQLLRNYLSRFSVAPEFDDNEVEHWLLPQENVVDSYLVESQVTHEITDFFSFYTLPSSILHSQEYSILKAAYTFYYVSTNTPLLQLMNDALIIAKQEDFDVFNALDVMENESFLKELKFGQGDGQLYYYLYNYRLNQALKPSGLGLVLL; encoded by the coding sequence ATGGCTGACAAAGATTCTGCATCTGGAGCGAATAATGAAAACCCAGATCGAAATTCTGATGAAAACCCTGTTTCTAGCTATAAAGCTTCCCTAGAGAATCTGgttcaaagattccaaaactCGAACCCTTTTGATCAGAAACACAAATTTTGGGAGACACAGCCCGTTGGGCAGTTTAAGGATGTTGGGAATTCTAGTTTACCTGAGGGCCCGATTGAACTGCCTACGCCATCGTCTGAGGTAAAACAAGAGCCTTATAATCTTCCGAACTCGTATGAGTGGAGTACATGTGACATGGGGTCTGATGAAGTATGCAATGAGGTTTACGTGTTGTTGACCAATAACTATGTCGAGGATGACGATAACATGTTCAGGTTTAATTACTCGAAGGAGTTTCTTCGTTGGGCTTTGCGTTCTCCTGGGTATTATAGCAGTTGGCATGTTGGAGTTCGTGTTAAGGCTTCGAAGAAATTGGTTGCTTTCATTAGCGGCATTCCTGTGAACATGAGGGTTCGAGATCAAGTTGTGAAAATGGCTGAGGTTAACTTTTTATGCGTTCATAAGAAACTTAGGTCGAAGAGACTTGCTCCGGTTATGATTAAGGAGGTTACGAGGAGGATTCACTTGGAGAATGTTTGGCAGGCTGCTTACACTGCTGGAGTGCTTCTTCCAACACCATTGACTACTAGCCAATACTGGCATAGGACTTTAAACCCAAAAAAACTGATTGATGTTGGGTTTTCCAGGCTTGGTGAGAGGATGACGATGAGCAGGGCCATTAAACTCTACAAGTTGccaacttcaacttcaacccctggtttaagaaaaatggaactcAGAGATGTTCCGTCTGTGACCCAGCTGCTAAGGAACTACTTGAGCCGATTTTCTGTAGCTCCAGAATTTGATGATAATGAGGTGGAGCACTGGCTCCTTCCCCAAGAGAATGTGGTTGATAGTTACTTAGTGGAGAGTCAAGTGACACATGAGATTACTGACTTTTTCAGCTTCTACACTCTTCCTTCTTCCATTCTTCACAGCCAGGAGTACTCAATTTTGAAAGCAGCTTATACATTCTATTATGTCTCAACAAATACTCCATTGCTCCAACTGATGAATGATGCACTTATCATTGCAAAGCAGGAGGATTTTGATGTGTTTAATGCACTAGATGTTATGGAGAATGAGTCTTTCCTAAAGGAACTTAAATTTGGACAGGGTGATGGCCAACTGTACTACTATCTTTACAACTATAGGCTAAATCAGGCGCTTAAGCCATCAGGACTGGGTCTTGTACTTTTGTAG